In Chanodichthys erythropterus isolate Z2021 chromosome 11, ASM2448905v1, whole genome shotgun sequence, a single window of DNA contains:
- the muc15 gene encoding mucin-15 encodes MPPLMIALNSSSDPSDTSAESTTETEETATNTPTPEQEHTNQSALNDTYTSPKPEINTTESSFGESGSGYVPLDDVPTNSTTVSPATTTKNESVQYKTTMSSTEPPVNRTTTAEIPPAIPENITTPAPDSVNTGADLTEPFENKENSERGLSSDVTDATENRKGQAWAIVLAFGIVVGIIALAAFVILNRRNRRDFSHRKLVEETSPDPVLRLDNGEPLDLKFDGFGYYNPGLQGDNIQMTNFPQGQTQ; translated from the exons ATGCCACCTCTTATGATTGCACTTAATTCAAGTTCTGATCCCTCAGATACTTCAGCAGAATCCACAACAGAAACAGAGGAGACAGCCACAAATACCCCCACACCAGAGCAGGAGCACACAAATCAATCTGCTCTTAATGACACATATACCAGTCCAAAACCTGAGATAAACACAACAGAGAGCAGCTTTGGCGAATCAGGTTCTGGATATGTGCCCTTAGACGATGTGCCCACCAACAGCACTACAGTGAGTCCGGCCACCACAACAAAAAATGAGAGCGTCCAGTACAAAACTACAATGAGTTCAACTGAACCACCAGTAAACAGAACAACAACAGCAGAGATTCCACCTGCCATCCCTGAGAACATCACTACACCTGCCCCAGACAGCGTGAACACAGGAGCAGACCTAACCGAACCTtttgaaaacaaagaaaattctGAAAGAG GTTTATCCTCAGATGTTACAGATGCTACTGAAAACAGGAAAGGGCAGGCGTGGGCTATAGTCCTAGCCTTTGGGATTGTAGTGGGGATCATTGCCTTGGCAGCATTTGTCATCCTGAATCGAAGGAACAGAAGAGACTTTTCACACAGGAAACTGGTGGAAGAGACGTCACCTGATCCAG TTCTCCGACTGGATAACGGTGAGCCACTAGACCTAAAGTTTGATGGATTTGGTTACTACAATCCAGGACTACAAGGAGATAACATCCAGATGACCAACTTTCCACAGGGAC
- the fibinb gene encoding fin bud initiation factor, protein MMASPLFILIACLVSLRLGGAFFSGPLHPEMSNGTFHHYFVPDGFYDDNDDPEKCQMLFKMTDNRKCTLDEDQDSVIRDDFTIIKRHIEDAARVLEGIGKSISFDLDGEDSYGKYLRRETTQISEAFSNSEKSLLELEVKFKQSQENELKEEHKISDDFLNMIVHTRDVLKETLDISLGLRDKHELLSLIIRSHGTRLSRLKNDYMKV, encoded by the coding sequence ATGATGGCTTCCCCTCTGTTCATACTGATAGCCTGTCTGGTCTCATTGCGTCTCGGAGGAGCTTTCTTTTCGGGACCCCTTCACCCGGAGATGTCCAACGGCACTTTTCATCATTATTTCGTACCAGACGGCTTTTATGACGATAACGACGATCCTGAGAAATGTCAGATGCTATTCAAAATGACTGACAATCGCAAATGCACCCTGGACGAAGACCAGGACTCAGTGATCCGGGACGATTTTACCATCATCAAGCGGCACATCGAAGACGCGGCGCGTGTGCTCGAGGGCATCGGGAAGAGCATCTCCTTCGACCTGGACGGAGAGGACAGCTATGGGAAATACCTGAGACGGGAGACGACCCAGATCAGCGAGGCGTTTTCCAACTCCGAGAAGTCTCTACTGGAGCTGGAGGTGAAATTCAAACAGAGCCAGGAAAACGAGCTGAAAGAGGAGCACAAGATCAGCGACGACTTCCTCAACATGATCGTGCACACGCGCGACGTGCTGAAGGAGACGCTGGACATCTCTCTGGGACTGAGGGATAAGCACGAGCTGTTGTCACTCATCATCCGGAGTCACGGGACCCGGTTGAGCCGCCTGAAGAACGACTATATGAAGGTGTAG